The DNA region CCACCGGATCGTCGTCCAGGAAACAGTACGAAACCGTCTGTCCCGCCGGTGCGCTCGCCAGACGCGCCTCGACCGGCAGCGACGTCGCCGACCACACCCCGGCGACGCCGTCGACGTCGATCAGATCCGTTGGCGGCGATGTGGCCGATTCGAGTAGCAGGTACACCCCCCGCACCGGCCACCACGGCAGCACGTCGGAACCGACCTTGATGCGCGGTGCCGCCGCTTTTGCGCCGACGGCGTAGACGCCGCGTTCCACCGGCGGCAGCAGCGGCAGCTTGCGGCCCGCGTCGCCCAGAGCCTTGGACAGGGCCAGGAACGGCTCCATGCCGGCGGGATCGGTGAAGAAGTAGGTCATCACGTGGTCGATCTCGTCGTAGCGGTCACGACTGCATGCACGCACCGACCGACACGCCGGACTCGACACCAGCCGCAGAGACGCCCGCACCGCGGAAAGCCGGTGCTGCTCCGGGCGGTGGTCGAGGGTGTGCCAGCGCAGGTAATCGGCATCGGCACCCTCGGGGTGGCGCCGTGCCATGGACACGAACAGCGTCGTGATGTCCCCGCTGCCTTCGGCCAGCACATCGGCCGTGTCGTCGGAGGGTGTGCCGGGTAGCAGCATCTCGGGTCCCATCAGTCGGCCGTGGCGTGCAGCAGCTCGGGGTGCCGCGCCTCGATCATCCGCCGGAACCCCTCGCGCCAAGAGACCTTTGTTCGGCCCAGTACCTCGTGCATGTAGGTGACGTCGGGCCACAACGGGGTGTGCGCGTCGCCGGTGTATTCGAATATCGGCTCGACACCCACCAGCTCACCCATGAACGCGCAGTACTCCTCGACGCTGACCGTCTCGCTGCCCGCCCAGTTCACCACGACGGGAGGGCTGGCCGCGACCTCCATGGCCCGCACGCCGAGATCGACGTAGTCGTCCTCATAGATCGGGTTGTAGTTGTTGGGTTTGTCGGGGTGTAGCCGAATCGGCTTTCCCGCCAGCATCATCGCCAACCGGTCCGCGGGGGCACCGCCCTGCGGGCCGTAGGTGGAACAGATCCGGATGATGGTCAACGGGATGTCGTACTGCTTGGCGACCCACGTGCAGACCGCCTCCGCGGCGATCTTGGAGAAGCTGTAGTTGGCGCGCAGCGGCACGCCGGGCGGGTCGGATTCCCGCAGGGGGCGCCCGCTCTGATAGCCGTAGACCGAACCGGTGGAACAGAACACGAATCCTTTGGCGGTGCGGCAGTGGTAGAGCAGGTCACCGGACTTCTGCGCGTTGGTGTCGACGCAGTGGGCCCACTCGCCGCCGCCGGTGTCCACCGCGGCGTGGAACACGTAGGTGAAGTCCGAAGGGAGGACGGAGAAGTCGCCGGCACTCACGTCCAGCGCGACCGGGATGATGCCGGCGTCGGTCAGCTTGTCCCGGTCGGCGGGTTCTCTGAGGCGAGCGGCACCCCACACCTCGTTGTTCTTCGCGAGCGCGCGTGCGAGGGGAAAGGCGATCTTGCCGGTGGCGCCGGTGATGAGGATCTTCTCTGCGTCGAGCATCCGTTCAGTCTTAGCGCATCGAACACAAAATGTTAAGTACTTGATAACCTGGGCTGCGTGCAGCTGACGTTCGACGCCGACGTCGAGGCCTTCCGTGCGGAATACACGCAGTTCCTCGACGACCACCTGCCCGCGGAAGCGGAGGCGGCGGGCGAAGCGTCCCGGTCGACATCGCACGTGCCGGAGTGGGCACGGCGCTGGCAGCAGGTGCAGTTCGACCACGGCTGGCTGCTGCCGGGAAACCCGCCCGAGTTCGGCGGACGCAACGCCGGCATCCTGGAGCAATTCGTCCACCGCGAGGAATTGTCGCGCCGTCGCATCTACCACGCGTTCAACCCGCAGGGCGTCGGCATCATCGCCGCTTCGCTGCTGTCGTTCGGCACCGAGGAGCAGAAGCGCAACTGGGCGGTCCCGATTCTCCGCGCCGAGATGACCGCCTCGCTCGGCATGAGCGAACCGGGCGCGGGTTCGGACCTGGCCGGTCTGCGCACCACGGCGACGGTCGACGACGAAGGCTTCGTCGTCAACGGCCAGAAGGTGTGGACCTCGGGAGCCCACGACGCCGACGTGATCCTCGCCTTCGTCAGAACCGACCCGAAGGCGCCCAGGCACAAGGGAATCAGCGCGTTACTCATCCCGACCGAGAGCGCGGGTGTGACGTGCCGGCCGTTCGCCTCGGTGCACGACCGCGACGGCCTGGACTTCAACGAGGTGTTCTTCAGCGACGTTCGCGTCCCCGCCGAAAATCTGGTGGGACCGCTCCACGAAGGGTGGCGCGTGGCCAATGGCTCCCTGGGCCACGAACGGACGCTGATGTGGATGTCGTTCGCCACTCGGCTGGAACAACTGCTCGAGGACTTCCGGCCCGTCGGTGCGGTGAACCGCGACCGCTACGCCAGCAGCGTCATGGACTACCAGGCGCTGCGGCTGCTCGGTTCGGCGGCTCTCGGACAGGCTGCGCGGGGGGAGCGCGACGTCCCCGCCGTCTCGGTGCTCAAGGTGCTCGGCTCCGAGGCCGAGCAGAACGCGATGCGACATGCGCTCGACGCGGCGGGTGCCGACGGACTGCTCGACCCGGCGCTGACGGCCCGGTACAACCCCTATGCGCCGGCCATTTTCACTGCCGGTCGGTTCGCGCGTTACATCAGCACCTACGCGGGCACCATTGCCGGCGGCACCTCGGAGATCCAGCGCAACATCATCGCCCAGCGCGTGCTGGGCCTGCCTGCGCGCTGATGTCGATCGTGGGAGCATCGTGACGTGACTGTGGTTCTCGTGCACGGTAATCCGGAGACCGACGCCGTCTGGGGCCCGCTGTTCGACGCTCTCGGACGTACCGATGTGGTGTTGTTGTCCCCGCCGGGATTCGGTGCCCCGCTCCCCAGCGGATTCTCGGCGACCTTTCTCGCGTACCGTGACTGGCTCGTCGGCGAGTTGGAGAGGTTCGATCAACCCGTCGACCTCGTCGGACACGACTGGGGTGGTTGCCATGTGGTGAACGCGGTGATGCATCGACCGGACCTCGTGCGTAGCTGGGCCAGTGACGTCGTCGGTTTGTTCGACCGAGATTACGTGTGGCACGACATGGCCCAGGGGTTTCAGACCCCGGAGACCGGCGAGCAGTTGGTCGCGATGATGCAGGACGGGTCGGTGCAGGATCGGGCGCAACAGCTGGTGGCGTTCGGCATTCCCGCCGATGTCGCGACTTCGTTTGCCGCAGCACAGGGTCCGGAGATGGGCCAAGCGGTGTTGGCGCTGTACCGCTCGGCTCGCCAACCGGCCCTGGCCGATGCCGGGAAGGCGCTCGGGGACGCCGCCGCCCGACCGGGACTCTCGCTGCTGGCCACCGAGGACCCTTTTGTCGGGACCGAGGAGATGCGGCGTCGGGCCGCCGACCGAGCCGGTGCGCGGACCGAAGTGCTCGACGGGTTGGGACACTGGTGGATGGTGGAGGCTCCCGCCGCGGGCGCCGCGATCCTGGCTCGGTTCTGGGAGTCGCCCGACCGATGACGCTGCGCCGTCGGATCACACCCGCGTTGGCTTCGGGGCCGCGAGCTCGGCGAGTGCTGACATGAACAACTCGTCCATCTGAGGGCTCAGGTCGCTCAGGACGGGGGCGCTGGCGAAGCTGGCGGAGCCGAAGACTCGTTCGAGCACATCGGTCTCCGTAGAGGCGCCGATGGAAAGGCAGAGGCACGCAACACCTTCCGATCGGAGCTCCTCGAGTGCTTTATGGGCGTCGGCCTCCGCATAGCGGCCTTCGTAACCGTCGTCGTAGGGGAAGCCGTCTGAAAGGACCAACAAAAGCCGATTCGGTGTGCCCGCGTTGTTCTTGAGGACTTCGCCCGCGCCGCGGATCCCGGCACCGAGGCGCGTGTAGCTCGCTGGTTCGAGCTGGTTGAGCCGAGCCCGTCCGACGGCGCCGAAACTCTGGTCGAACGTCTTGATCGCCGGCAGGTGCACCGCGTGGCGGCCTTGAGATCGAAAGGCGTAGACGGCGACCCGGTCGCCCAGCTCTTCAAGCGTGACGGCCAAGGTGGCGGCTGCCCGCCGTTGGTGGTCGTGCACCGCGAGGCCGTCGGAGTCGGCGTCGACCGCGGACCCGGACGCGTCGATCAGAATGAGAACACCGAGATTGCGGGAGAGTTTGCGACGCTCCAGGTAGACGTGCTCGGATGTGGAGAAGCCGGATTGCAGATCGACGAACAGATCGATGAGCGCCTCGATGTCGACGTCGTCGCCGTCGGCGCGGGCGCGCAGAACCTTCGGTCCCAGTCCGACGCGAGCCAGGCGGCGCCGCAGCACGTCGTCGTGAGCGACGCCGGCATCGGAGACGTCGGCGTCGACGGTCAACGGGAAGTCGACGACGCGACACCAGTCAGGCTTGTACCGGCCGTTGAAGACGTCCCACTCCGGGTACAGCGCGCCGCCGAAACCCAGTGCAGCACCAGGTTTCCCGTCGTCGGTGAATTGAATCCGGGTGGGCAGGGGTCGGGCGTCGGGGCCGATCTCGCGGACCCGCCGGGTGGAGCGGACGGTCATCTCTGCGCCCGCGGCGCCTTCTCCGGGGGAACGTTTACCGCCGAACATCTTGCGCATGTAGTCCGACATCGACTGGTTGTTGAAGATGGGGCTTTCGAACAACTTGAGGATCTTGCTGTCGCCGGCCTTGCCGCCGTCTTCGTCGTCGTCTTCGTCGCCCTCTTCCGACTCCGGCATGTCGATTGGATCGAACTGCAACTTGAGGTCTTTGTTGGTGGCCTTGCCTCCCGGGCCCGCCGGCGCCGCCAGCAACCGGGAGGCTTTGATGGCACCGAACCACTGCGGCGGATCGGCAACCGTGGCGCGGCTCCTGGCCACCTCCAGTGACTCGTCGGCAGTCGCAGTGCTGGGTGCTCCGTCACCGAGAAGTCCGACATCGAGCGGGATCTGCCCCGCGAGTTCGGTGAGGACTCGCTGACCTTCGAGCGCCAGGTAGCGGCGGGCCAATGTGGCTCGCGCCCGTAACCCCTTGACCAACCGCGGGTCCAGACTTCCCGCTCCGAGAAGTGCGGCCTGAACCAGCATTTCACGGCGCTGCTGCTCGATCGCACCGCCGGCGGAGACGAAGATGAATTGGCCGTTCGTGTGCGCAGGCTGACCCGCTGGTGCCTCCATGACTTCGACGGACCTGCCGGCGATATAGGTGGCGAGGAACCGGAACCGGTCCGGGTTCGAATTCCCGGTCACGTCTTCGGCAGTACCGTGTCGACGAGTTCATCGAGGGCGCGGATGACATCGGCGTCGTCGGAGAGCACCTGGACCACGGCGGCATGAACAGCGCTGCGCAGGTTCAGCCCTTCCGCGGCCAGGCCGCCGGCGAGGATCAACATGCGGGTGGACGACACTTCGCGCAACGGTGAGCCGTCGAGATTCCGAATGGCGTACGCCAGTTTGACAAGCGATCGTGCCGTCTCGATGTCGATTCCCGCCTCATAGGCAACCACCTCGGTCTCGACCTCGGCGGAGGGATAGCCCAGCTCGATGGCGATGAAGCGCTGACGCGTCGACTCCTTGAGATTCTTCAGCACGCTCTGGTAGCCGGGGTTGTAAGAGATCACCAGCTGAAAGCCGGGCGCGGCCTGCAGTGTGGTTCCGAGCCGGTCGACAGGGAGCTCGCGGCGGTGATCGGCGAGTGGATGGATGACCACCGTGGTGTCCTGGCGTGCCTCCACCACTTCGTCGAGGTAGAAGATGGCGCCCTCACGCACCGCGCGGGTCAACGGTCCGTCCACCCAGACCGTCTCACCGCCCTTCAACAGGAACCGTCCGACCAGATCCGCCGAAGTCATGTCCTCGTGGCCCGCGACGGTGATCAGCTCCCGGCCCAGCTGGTGTGCCATCGCCTCCACGAATCGGGTTTTCCCGCATCCCGTAGGACCTTTCAACAGCACGGGCAGGCCCCTGCGGGCCGCCGCTCGGAAGACGTCCACCTCGTCGCCCACCGCACGGTAGAACGGCGCGTTCGAAACGGGGGCGACCACCGCAGAAGTGCTGTTCAGCATCTATTCTCCTCGCTCGAGCGGAACGTTCTTGGGGAGTTCGACGCCCTCGGGGAGGACGAGCTCACCATCGTGGTTGATGTATCCGGAGTTGGTGAGGGGCATCGGCAGCGACGGGTCGGGGCACGGTCTGTCGGTGTCTTCACCGCAGATGCCCATCAAGAAGTACGAGCGCTTGAGGATGTCCTCCGGCCACGGGTCCTGGTGCATGGCGAAGAACTGTGCCGGGATGTTGTAGAAGACGAAGAAGAAGGTGCTGCACGCGGCGAAGATCGCGAGGAACCGGGTGAACTGCTGTTTGACCTGACCGCCTCGCACCTGGTCGAGCCCGCGCTCGACGAACGTCCGGCCCCGGTCGTCGGTGAAGTACCGCATGCAACACAGGCCCGCCTGGACACCGCCCCACATGAGCCCCTCGTAGAGCGGCCACTGGTAGTAGGTGCCGGCATTGACCGAGAGAGCCTGGATGGCACCGGGATAGGTGAACAGACCCATCGGCATCAGGAAAAGGCCTTCGATGACGAAGTCGAAGAAGAAGGTCCAGGCGATCACGACGCCGATCAGCCCGAAGGTGTTGATGTTGGGAAACCGCCTCTTGGCCAACCGCATCACCGCGCAGCCCAGGATGGTGCACAGCAGGACGAAGAAGTAACCCGGCGCGTTCATCAGTACCGGTTCGGCCATCATGGCGCCCGGTTCTCCGTAAGACACCCACCCCGGGATGTCCTGGACCCACGAGCCCATGTTCCACATCCAGGTGTTGTACGTGCTCCAGGTGCTGAAGTAGTTCAGCAGCGGATCCTGGAACCACAGCAGGCCGCACGACACGAACAGCATGCCGTCCAACGTGATTCGCCGTTCCCGACGCCACGGCCGAATGAGGAACCACCAGACGGCGACGGGAAAGCCGACCACGATCACGGCTGTCCAGGTGAACAGGATCGCCTTCATGAAGGTCGGTGGGTCGGTCGGGCCCGCGGGCACCCGCTCGAAGTGCGGGCCGGTGACCCATTTGCCCCACACGAAAAGCTGGAAGGCGAGAATGACGCCGCCGACCGTGGCCCAGACTCTCACCGGCGTGATCTTCTTCTGCGGCTGCGCACCGAGTGTTGCGTCGCTGAGCGACTCGGTGAGTACGGGTTTCTTGCTACTCGACAGGTCGCTCACGACACCGTCTCCTCTGCACTTGTTGATCCCATGGACCTCAGAGCTCCTCCCGAAGTGGCCGATGCGTCGAAAATATACCAGCGGGTATCTGGCTGACCAATGGTTCGAGAAAAAACTGTGGCAATATTGCGCCATGGTCGAGCCGTGGACTCGGGAGCGGCGCCTCGAGCGCACCCGCTCGCTGCTACTCGATGCCGCAGAGCAGGTATTTGCCGAAAAGGGCTTCATCCCCGCCACTCTGGACGACATCGCACGGGCGGCCGGCTACTCCAAGGGGGCGATCTACAAGTACTTCGCCACCAAGGAAGAACTCTTCCTGGCCGCAAGCGACCGGTACTGGCGTCGGTACTTCGACAATTTCGCCGAGATCATGTCGTCCTCGGATCACATCGGCGCTCGCGAACTCGAACACATCGGAGAGCGTTGGCGCCAGCTGAGTCGGGACCGCGGCGCCGAGCATTCGGCTCTGGGCCTGGAATTCAACCTCTACCTGATGCGCAACCCGGAGGCCCGGGAACGGGTGGCCGCCAAACGATCTGAGGTGGTCGACCAGCTGGCCACCTACATCGTCGAGGGCATCGACAGCATCGGCGCCACGCTGCTGATTCCGGCAAAGACCTTCGCCCACATCATCATCGCCACAACCGACGCGGTCGAGTTGGGCAGCCACCTCGACGACGTCGATCTCTACCAGCCGATCGTGGAGATGTACGTGTCGGCCGTCAAGATGCCCTGACGGATCACCTGCCGGGCTGCTGAATGGGAACGACCGGCGGGATCTCCACTCCCTCCTGGAGTACCAGTTCGCCGTCGTGGTTGATGAAGCCGGAGTGCTTCGTCGGCAGCGGCAGGTCAGGGTTCGGGCACGGTCGGTCGGTTCCCTCGCCGCAGATGCCGGGGTTGAAGTACGAGCGCTTCTGTACGTCTTCGGGCCATGGGTCGCCGTGCATGCCGAGCCAGGTCGCGGGGACGTTGTAGAAGAGGAAGAAGCACGCGCTGACACCGCCGAAGATCGCCAGGAAGCGGATGAACTGCTGCTTGACGGCTCCGCCACGGATGTTGTCGAGGCCGCGTTCGACCACGGTGCGTCCCCGGTCATCGGTGAAGAAGCGCAGGCAGCACAGCGCCGCCTGGACTCCGCCCCACATGAGCCCTTCGTAGATGGGCCACTGGTAGTAGGTGCCGGCGTTGAACGACAGCGACTGGATGGCACCGGGGTAGGAGTAGAAGCCGATCGGCAGGAGGATGAGCCCCTCCATGATGAAGTCGAAGACGAACGCGATCGCGTAGGTGACCAGGATCAGCCGGAGATTGCTGATCTCCGGCCAACGATTCTTGATCTTGCGCATGACCCAACACCCGACGATGGTGAGCAGCAGTACGCCGTACATGTAGCCGGGAATGTTGGTCAGCAACGGTTCGGGCACGGTGTGGCCCGGTTCCTCGTGTGCCACCCAGCCCGGAATGTGCGGCGCCCAGGAACCCCGGTTCCAGAGCCATGCGTTGTACGTGCACCAGGTGCTGTAGTAGTTGAGCATCGGGTCCTGGAACATCATCAGGCCCATCGACACCAGCAGCATGCCGTCGAGCGTGATCCGCTTTTCCCGCACCCATGGCCGGACGATGAAGAACCAGAGCGCAAACGGCAGTCCGATCCAGAGCACCACCGCATTGGCGATCAGTGGGATCTGCATGTACATCGGCGGCTCGCTCGGGCCCCCGTCCACCGGCTCGAAGAAGGGCCCGGTGACCCACCGGACGAATACGTAGACGGTGTAGGCCAAAAACACGGTGCCGACCGTCGCCCAGATCTTGATGGCGTTCGACGAGCGCGGGGTTCCCGCGCCCAGGCCGGCGACACCACTCACTGTTTCGGTGACCGCAGACTTCTTGTTCGACAACTCGCTCACACGTCCTCCTGGACCGCCGCGTCCGCACACGGCTCACAGCGAAGATACCAGTGAGTATCTGAATGTCCAGAGGGTTTCTCAGATTCTGTGGCAGACTTTTGGCATGGTCGAGCGCTGGACGCGGGAACGCCGTCTCGAACACACGCGCTCGCTGCTGGTGGACGCCGCGGAGGATGTGTTCGCGGAAAAGGGTTTCGCCCCGGCAACTCTCGATGACATCGCGCACGCGGCGGGCTACACCAAGGGCGCCATCTACAAGCACTTCGCCACAAAAGAAGAACTTTTTCTGGCCGTGAGCGACCGATACTGGCGCCGCTACTTCGACAACTTCGCCGAGGTGATGTCCTCGGCGGAGCAGGTCGGATCCAACGAACTCGACGAGATCGCGGCGCGGTGGCGGCAACTGAGCCGCGACCGCGGCGCCGAACACGCGGCGCTGGGGCACGAGTTCGCGCTCTACCTGCTCCGCAACCCCGATGCGCGGGAGCGTGTGGCAGAGAAGCGGTCGGAGGTCGTCGAGGCGCTCGCGGCATTCATCGTCGAGGGCATCGACAGGCTCGGTGGCGCGTTGCTGATCGCTCCGCTGACCTTGGCCCGGGTGCTGGTAGCCACCAGCGATTCCGTCGTGCTGGGCAGCGAACTCGACGACGTCGATCTCTACCGCCCGGTCATCGAGATGTACATGTCGGCGATCAAGCTGCCCGATAACCCCGGCGATCACCGGCGACAAAAGCTCCGGTGACCGGCTGGTTCGGGCCGGCGGGTCAGCGCTCCGATGCGACGGATTGTGCTCCCGCGCGCCGGGTCAGGTAGTCGATCTGAAGGTAGATCGCGTAGAGCACCAGCGGTGGCAGCACGATGAACGGCACGTTCTCGGCGATGAATTTGAAACCCAGGCCGTATCCGGCCTGGCCGATGTTCTCGAAACCGGCGCCCACCTCGGACAGGAAGTACACCGCGGTGCTGCTCATCAGGACAGCGCAGCCGGCGAATGCGCCCCAGAGGCAACGGATCCGGGACTCCGTCGACAGATCCACCTTGATCAATCTCGTCCACATGACGAACACGATGGCGCCGGTGATCACGCCGACCACCTCGAGCGCGAAGATCCACGGATTCCCGCTCACATAACGGGTGTCGGCCAGCGCGTACTGCCACCACAGCCACTTCCAGCCGGGGTCCGTCGTCGGCGTCCACCAGCCCAGCGGATGGCCGATCAGGAACATCAACTCGTAGCCGATCTGGCTGCATGCCGTGTAGGGCAGGTAGAACAGCGTGAGCTCCGCCGCCTTGTCGAGTCGGGTTCGGTTCTCGCCCGGTGCGTCCCACAGGATGACGAGCGGAACCAGGATCACCGGCACACCGAAGAGCAGATTGGCGATGACGTCGGCGGTGAGGCTCGGCGCGATCAGCCCGAACTGCACGCCGATCGTCATCCCCAGGAACACCACCCCGGTCAGCAGCCCGACCCCGAGGTAGATCCGCCCCCGGTGCGGCGCGACCGGGCGGGCGAAGTTCGGTTCGCGGATCTCCAGTGTCGTCATAGTGTCACGCTCCCTTTCCGGCGGCTGCGGTAGCCGGATCCTGGCTGCCCGCAACAGATATCGATTTGCTGTCGGTGTAGCCGTCGATGCCCTCGGAGCCGAGTTCTCGCCCGTATCCGCTCTTCTTCACCCCGCCGAACGGGGCGAACGGGTCCATCGTGTAGCCCTGGTTGACGCCGAACGTGCCGGTGCGGATCGCGGCGGCGACGGCCAGTCCGCGGTCGAGGTCTGCGGTGAACACGGATCCGGCCAGGCCGTAGTCCGAATCGTTGGCGATGTCCACCGCCTCGTCCTGGTCGTCGTAGGCGATGACGGTCAGCACCGGACCGAAGATCTCCTCGCGGGCGATCGCCATGGAGTTGTCCGCCTGGTCGAACAGCGTCGGCTTGACGTACCACCCCCGATCGCAGCCGTCGGGCATGCCACTGCCGCCGGTCACGATGCGGGCGCCGTCGCGCACGCCCCGCTCCAGGTAGCCGGCGACCCGCTGCTGTTGCCGCTGCGCGACAAGAGGCCCGACCTGAGTGCTGCCGTCGGTAGGGTCCCCGACGATGAGCGAACTCACCTCCGCCGCCAGCGCGTCGGTGAATTCGGCTGCGCGGGTTCGCGGCACGAGGATGCGTGTCAGCGCATTGCAGATCTGGCCGCTGTTGCTCAGGCTGGCCGAGCGCACGCCGGTCGCGACGGTGGTCGGATCCGCGTCGTCAAGGACAATCGCGGCGGACTTCCCGCCGAGTTCGAGGCTGACCCGGCGCAGGTCGGCGGCGCACGCCGCGGCGACAGCTCGGCCCGCGGCCGTCGAACCGGTGAACGACACCTTGTCCACGCCCGGGTGTCTGACCAGATGGTCGCCGACGGCACCGTCGCCGGGCAGCACGCTCACGACGCCGGGTGGCAACTCTGATTCTGCGATGAGCTCGGCGAGCAGCAGCGCGTTGAGCGGCGACTCGGGTGCCGGTTTGAGGATCACGGTGCAGCCGGCCAGCAGCGCGGGAACCAGCTTCGCGACGATCAGGAACTGCGGCATGTTCCACGGGACGATGGCCGCGACGACGCCGACCGGCTGGCGCAGGATCGTGATGTCAGAGCCGTAGCGCCCGGGCCGCGCCTCCTGCCATGGATATGACTGCGCCACATCGCAGAACGCGTTCATCATCGTCCACGGCAGTGCTACCTGCGCACGCTGCGCGAAGCTGATCGGCGCGCCGATCTCGGAGGTGATCAGTGCCGCCATGTCGGCCCGGCGGCCACCGTAGATCTCGGCGAGCCCGCGCACCGCGTCGATGCGTTCGGTTGGGGTGGTCCTGGGCCACGACCCGTCGTCGAACGCGGTTCGTGCGGACTGCACCGCCACGTCCACGTCGGCCGGTGCGGCGGCGGCCACCTGCGCGACGCGCATCTCGGTGTGGGGCGAGACGATCTCGATGCGCTGATCGGTGCTGGGCTTGCACCATGCACCGCCGATGAACAGCTCGTCGTAACGCACGCCGCCTGACTCCGTCCTGACGTTTCGTTCAATATCAACTACTTGCGATTGCTTCGGGAAGCATATACCGTCGACGGTGCCGTCTCCTCCGAAATGGCGAAAAGGCAGCTGCGCGTGCTTGTTTGCCTGAGAGACTCGTCCCGGCGCTTCGCGAGCGGGCGGCCCCGGCAGTGATTGCAGTCAACAGGAGACGACGATGGCCCGATTTCCGAAACCGCCAGAAGGCAGCTGGACTCAGCACTACCCGCAGCTGGGGACGGGGCCGGTGTCCTACGAGGACTCGATCGACCCGGAGTTCTACGAAGTCGAACGCAAGGCGGTCTTCAAGCGCGCTTGGCTGAATGTGGGCCGCGTCGAGCAGATCCCGCGCAAAGGCAGTTACTTCACCAAGGAACTCAAGGTCGCCAACACCTCGATCATCGTGGTGCGGACCGCCAGTGGTGAGGTGAAGGCGTACCACAACATCTGCAGGCACCGCGGCAACAAACTGGTGTGGAACGACATGCCGCTCGAGGAGACCAGCGGCGTCTGCAGGCAGTTCACCTGCAAGTACCACGCATGGCGCTACGACCTGGACGGCAACCTGACGTTCCTGCAGCAGGAGGGCGAGTTCTTCGATCTCGACAAGAGCCGCTACGGCCTGGTGGCGGTGCACTGCGACGTCTGGGAAGGCTTCATCTTCGTCAACTTCGCACCAGAACCGGAGCAGACGCTGCGGGACTTCCTCGGACCGATGATCACCGATCTCGAAGGCTATCCCTTCGACCAGATGACCTCGCGCTTCTACTACCGCTCCGAGGTCAAGGCCAACTGGAAGCTCTACATGGACGCGTTCCAGGAGTTCTACCACGCACCGGTACTGCATGCGAACCAGTCGCCGACCGCCTACTCGAAGGCCGCCGCGGAAGCCGGATTCGAGGCACCGCACTACCGCATCGAAGGACCGCACCGCCTGGTCAGCACCTCGGGTGTGCGGGCCTGGGAGATGGCCGACGAGATGCGCAAGCCGATCGAGGACATCTGCCAGAGCGGCCTCTTCGGACCCTGGGACAAGCCGGATCTGGGGGAGATGCCGGCCGGCCTCAACCCGGCGAAGTGTGACCCGTGGGGCCTGGACTCGTTCCAGCTGTTCCCGAACTTCGTCATCCTGTTCTGGGGGCAGGGCTGGTATCTGACCTACCACTACTGGCCGACCTCGCACAACACCCACATCTTCGAGGGCACTGTGTACTTCCCACAGCCGCGCACCCCGCGGGAACGCATCGCCCAGGAACTGGCCGCGGTGTCGTTCAAGGAGTACGGGCTGCAGGACGCCAACACGCTGGAGGCCACCCAGACGATGGTCGAGTCGCGCGTGCTCGAGAACTTCGTGCTCTGCGATCAGGAGGTGCTGATCCGCCACCTGCACAAGGAGACCGCCGCGTGGGTCGAGGACTACCAGCGAAA from Mycobacterium sp. DL includes:
- a CDS encoding TetR/AcrR family transcriptional regulator encodes the protein MVEPWTRERRLERTRSLLLDAAEQVFAEKGFIPATLDDIARAAGYSKGAIYKYFATKEELFLAASDRYWRRYFDNFAEIMSSSDHIGARELEHIGERWRQLSRDRGAEHSALGLEFNLYLMRNPEARERVAAKRSEVVDQLATYIVEGIDSIGATLLIPAKTFAHIIIATTDAVELGSHLDDVDLYQPIVEMYVSAVKMP
- a CDS encoding spirocyclase AveC family protein, translated to MSELSNKKSAVTETVSGVAGLGAGTPRSSNAIKIWATVGTVFLAYTVYVFVRWVTGPFFEPVDGGPSEPPMYMQIPLIANAVVLWIGLPFALWFFIVRPWVREKRITLDGMLLVSMGLMMFQDPMLNYYSTWCTYNAWLWNRGSWAPHIPGWVAHEEPGHTVPEPLLTNIPGYMYGVLLLTIVGCWVMRKIKNRWPEISNLRLILVTYAIAFVFDFIMEGLILLPIGFYSYPGAIQSLSFNAGTYYQWPIYEGLMWGGVQAALCCLRFFTDDRGRTVVERGLDNIRGGAVKQQFIRFLAIFGGVSACFFLFYNVPATWLGMHGDPWPEDVQKRSYFNPGICGEGTDRPCPNPDLPLPTKHSGFINHDGELVLQEGVEIPPVVPIQQPGR
- a CDS encoding TetR/AcrR family transcriptional regulator → MVERWTRERRLEHTRSLLVDAAEDVFAEKGFAPATLDDIAHAAGYTKGAIYKHFATKEELFLAVSDRYWRRYFDNFAEVMSSAEQVGSNELDEIAARWRQLSRDRGAEHAALGHEFALYLLRNPDARERVAEKRSEVVEALAAFIVEGIDRLGGALLIAPLTLARVLVATSDSVVLGSELDDVDLYRPVIEMYMSAIKLPDNPGDHRRQKLR
- a CDS encoding emopamil-binding protein, with translation MTTLEIREPNFARPVAPHRGRIYLGVGLLTGVVFLGMTIGVQFGLIAPSLTADVIANLLFGVPVILVPLVILWDAPGENRTRLDKAAELTLFYLPYTACSQIGYELMFLIGHPLGWWTPTTDPGWKWLWWQYALADTRYVSGNPWIFALEVVGVITGAIVFVMWTRLIKVDLSTESRIRCLWGAFAGCAVLMSSTAVYFLSEVGAGFENIGQAGYGLGFKFIAENVPFIVLPPLVLYAIYLQIDYLTRRAGAQSVASER
- a CDS encoding aldehyde dehydrogenase; its protein translation is MRYDELFIGGAWCKPSTDQRIEIVSPHTEMRVAQVAAAAPADVDVAVQSARTAFDDGSWPRTTPTERIDAVRGLAEIYGGRRADMAALITSEIGAPISFAQRAQVALPWTMMNAFCDVAQSYPWQEARPGRYGSDITILRQPVGVVAAIVPWNMPQFLIVAKLVPALLAGCTVILKPAPESPLNALLLAELIAESELPPGVVSVLPGDGAVGDHLVRHPGVDKVSFTGSTAAGRAVAAACAADLRRVSLELGGKSAAIVLDDADPTTVATGVRSASLSNSGQICNALTRILVPRTRAAEFTDALAAEVSSLIVGDPTDGSTQVGPLVAQRQQQRVAGYLERGVRDGARIVTGGSGMPDGCDRGWYVKPTLFDQADNSMAIAREEIFGPVLTVIAYDDQDEAVDIANDSDYGLAGSVFTADLDRGLAVAAAIRTGTFGVNQGYTMDPFAPFGGVKKSGYGRELGSEGIDGYTDSKSISVAGSQDPATAAAGKGA
- a CDS encoding aromatic ring-hydroxylating dioxygenase subunit alpha, which translates into the protein MARFPKPPEGSWTQHYPQLGTGPVSYEDSIDPEFYEVERKAVFKRAWLNVGRVEQIPRKGSYFTKELKVANTSIIVVRTASGEVKAYHNICRHRGNKLVWNDMPLEETSGVCRQFTCKYHAWRYDLDGNLTFLQQEGEFFDLDKSRYGLVAVHCDVWEGFIFVNFAPEPEQTLRDFLGPMITDLEGYPFDQMTSRFYYRSEVKANWKLYMDAFQEFYHAPVLHANQSPTAYSKAAAEAGFEAPHYRIEGPHRLVSTSGVRAWEMADEMRKPIEDICQSGLFGPWDKPDLGEMPAGLNPAKCDPWGLDSFQLFPNFVILFWGQGWYLTYHYWPTSHNTHIFEGTVYFPQPRTPRERIAQELAAVSFKEYGLQDANTLEATQTMVESRVLENFVLCDQEVLIRHLHKETAAWVEDYQRKTQHVGQGV